GCGTTGTCCAAAAAGCGGTGACACAGCCAGCGGCATGGTCACCGGGGTGGCTGGTAAACAGAAGGAGGACGAGGTGGCAGACGATAAGAAAGAAACTGTGGAACAACGTCGGATGCAGCGGTTAGAAGCCTTGTGGCAACAACATCCTGGGCGGTTTTGTTGGGCCGATTTAGCATTACTGGGTGTTTGGGGTCCCCGTATAGAACGTGATCTTAGTGGGCCTCGTTGTTTACACAGTGCAGCGGAGGATGGTTTCCGTTGTCGAGAGGAAGCACAACAGCACGAACTGTGTTGGTGCGGAGGCTATGAACGGATTAAGGGGAAACTTTATTGGCATCAAAGTCCGAACGAGGTAGTGCCTTTCCCGGACTTATCCGAAGAATGAGGAAAAGCCAATGCTCCATCACTCTCGAAAAATTCCCTAGGGATTGAGAGAACCCCATGACGAGGAGGATGATCATGAACCGTGCGCTACCCGAGTGCATGGCCGGGGTGATCGTGGCCAAAGACCGCCGACGCCAGGCTCTGGCCGCCCTGCCGTATGAAGAAAAACTCCGGATTCTCTTGCGTTTGCAACGGATGGCCGATGCCATCCGTCAAACTCGGGGACTCCCTCCCCGGGCCTGGCCACTCGATGACGAGACGTTGTTGCCCCTTTCTCCCGATCCGAGATCGGAGTCGGGGATTCACAAACCGTGAGGAATCGTTCTGGTACAAAAGGAGACACACGTGAAATCCATTGTGTTTAACGGGCTCAAGGACCTGATAGCCTTCGGGGTTTCTTTGGGTGTTCTGGCGGGCATTCTTTGGAGCGGGGATCGGCTTTTTGTGTGGCAGGATACGGTGAATCGGGTGCATACCCTGTTATTGGCGGGGTATTGTGCATTGATGGTGGGAGGGCTCCTGATTCTGGGGTTGAGTTACCTGTTCTCTGAATCGCAACAATATTGGGCGGGATCCAGCGGAGCGTTGGGGGCGATATTCGCCGTGCAACTGATCACCAACCCCCGACTTTTCGGGAATCAGGATGTACGGGGGATGATGATCCATCACCCCCTCATCTATACGATCCTCCAAACGGGGGCTGAAATTGGGAGCATTATCACCGTGTTGTTGGTTCTTCCCTTGGTAATTTTTGCGGCAATGCGCCTGTGGAGCGATGGAAGAGAACTGGTTTATTACGTTCTTTACGCACGGTCTCATCCCCCTCACCTCTGATGCGCCAGCCATCCGAGGTTCGGTTTTGCGAATCGGAAACGGGAAGGCCCACTTCACCAGCGCGGGACATCGGCCTCACGATCCAGGGAAATAGCTCTCGGCCCATGACCCTCGCCACGTTATGGGTCGGGGGCGTTTGTGGGCCATGCCCACGCGAAAGGAGGCCACCCATGAATCGCCTATGCCAAGAACCTGACTGTTTCCACCGCGCCGTGGATCGGTGTACGTATTGTGGCAAGCCCCTGTGCTACACGCACGCAATCCGCGTCACGGATTCCTACGAAGGATGGATCACGCTTTGCCGACAGTGCCGGGAGGAAGAAGAACGGGAACGGGAGCATCAGTATCATAAACCCCTTGGTTAACGTGATCGGGCGTTTCTTCAACGTCTATCACGAAGAACGCTCCTCAAAGGTTTTGATGATTTTCATGCAATGCAGGCGATCTGATGATATTGGATACGCCCCAGCATGGGGGTGAAATTCATGAAGTCTGATGTGCAAGCCATTCGGGATACCCTGCAAACTCTGCGATCCGAAATCAGCGCGATAGACCAGGCCATCACCGAGATGTGGGTGGTGCTCCGAACTCTCGAAGCCGCTCTCGACCGGCTGGCCCAGGAGCCATAAGGCGGGAAGGGATGGAACTCCGGTTTGTCTCCCCAATGTAGATAGTGGGGAAGGGTCTTGCTGGCATCGATGAAAACACCTCACCACGGACTAAGGTGGTGAGGTGTTTCTTTGAGGGGAGGAACGAATCGAGAGGTTATTCGGTGCCACTATCCCCTGAGCAACAACGGAAGTCGTGAGCAAACACGAAGTCAGGAATACAAGGTATTGTCGAGCACAACGAAATTCCAAGTCGAGAAAATTAAGATGTCGAGGGCATCCAACAATTTGGATGTCAAAAACCTAAAGGAGCGATGATGTCGTGGGCAATGCGAATTATGAGGACTATTTTGACAGTCTGTATCAAGTTACTTGCAGAGCCATACAGAACGGGTGGGATACCCTAACGTTTTTAGATGTGGTTTTCAGTCCAGAAACTCTGGCAGGATTATCGCAAGGCCCCTTGGGAGTGGTGTTGGGAGGAATTGCCCGCATGCGAGATGGAATTATCGCGGATCTCAAAGGGTTAAAATTAGTGTGGAATAGCGACCTGCGGAACCAGTGGTTCCAATGGTGTGAGAATCACGGATACCTGAAAGATGGCGAAGTCATTTGCCTTTCCCAAGACAAACCACTTGGCAATTAAGTCCCTGGGGCGGTGATACCCCGCCCCCGGACATGTTGTGAACCCCACACCGACCCAAGCGGGGAGCGTGTCGGGGGATCAATCGAGTGTTTGTGTGCCCGGTCATTGTCCATCCCATTGAGAAAGGACCATGCGCCATGTCCCGTAAGCAAAAAGCCCATCTCACCCTGACCCGAATGGAAGTGGATGAACTGGTCAGTGCATTACATTTGCGGGCTCTGGATTGGAAAGAGAGCGATGTTACAAAATATGCCGATCTCTTTCGGGCCTTTTTGTCGTTAGCCGAAAAATCGGCTACGGCGAAATCGCACTTGGATACCAAGCCGGATTGGGTTGATGTGTATTTGGACGATATCTTGTATCCCCTTGATGCTGAATCGCTTGAACCCGTTGAGCAGCACTCCATGGGGGCGGAGTGTTCGGATATGGCACCTCACGAACAAGACGTCATCCGCCAAGACCCATAAAGCACATGACAACGAGGAGATGTGGAGGAATGGATAACGAAATCAGTCGAGACGTAGCGCAGTCCCGGTGGATTCGATCCCGTCGCACTCGGAAGAGGTCGCAAAAGGAGCTAGATACATGGCGAGTGTCTTGGTCACTCATAACCATTGCTTAGATGGGTGTCTGGCGGCCACGTTGGGCATCGTCGCTGGGGTTGTGGATCAGGTCGAGTTAGTGGACTATAGCCACAATGATGCCACGGTTCAACGAGTGATTCAGTCCCCCGACGTGGATCGCGTATTTGTGGTGGATATGAGTGTGGGAGAGGCCACGGCGCAGGTTCTCGATACCTGGCCCCACGCGGTGGTGGTGTTGGATCATCACCGCACGGCTCTGCCACTCAATCAGTGGGCGTGGGCGACTGTGGATCCGTCCCGGTGTGGCGCTGCCCTGTTTTTCGAGTATTTGGTGAACCAGGGATGGGGAGACAGGATTCAAGCTCATCGGGATCTCGTGGCCATCGTCAATGATTATGACTTGTGGATTCGACGCGATCCCCGATCAGACGACTTGGCGTTGTTGTTGGATGCCTTTGGCCCCCACTGGATGATCGCGGCGTGGAAGGATGCTCCCGCATTTGTGCAGGCGTTCTGGGGGGATGACCCCGATGCCCTCGCGGGTTCCGCTATGGTGGAGGCATTGCGACAGCAACGTCAAACGTATCTGGAGCGGTGTGCCGCGACATTGCGCCGGGTATCTGGGGAGAGTGGGGAAACCTTGGTCGTGGTGGTGGCCGAGCGGCATCATTCGGAACTGGGAGAGCTGCTCGCGCATCGTCCCGGAGTGGATGCGGTGGTCATTCTTGACCCTCTCGCGCGCAAAGTCAGCCTCCGGTCTCGGGGATCATTCGATGTGTCCGCGTTGGCCCAACGATTTGGAGGGGGCGGGCATCCGGGAGCGGCGGGCATCCCGCAGTCTCAGACCCCCCGGTTTGTACGGTGGTTGTCGGAGCGCATGGGAGACCCCGAAGGGGTCGGGTGGCTCTAGGGATTCCTCGCATGAATGGAACACCTTGGAAACACCAGCGTAAAAAGGAGGTGAGGGCGGTTGACGGGATCTTCGGAAGACTTTCTCATGCGATGGCGGGATTATACCCGTCAAATGGCCGAGGAACCCCTCAATCTCGGCTATACGTTATCGTCAGAAAACGCATTGCGCATGTTGTTACAGGATTATTATCCGCAGGTTCTTCGCCAGTTAGATACCATAAAGGAGTCTCCGGACTGCATGGCGAAGGTGTTGTATACGCTGGCACACCTGGATGCGACGTTTGTCTCAGAACGCCCCGAAATTCTTCAATTTGTTGCCACGTCGTTGACCCACGCCCACCCATTTGTGCAGTACCTCGCCGTGAATGCATTTGAGCAGTGGCGAGGACAAACGGCCCAATGCGCCCTGTTAACATTCCTTGGCGATGCTCCTCCGTGGCTCACCGAGTACGTGCGACAGGTTTTGTGGGAACTCGAAGAGGAGATTTCATCCCATGACTCGTCTGATTCGACAAGTATCTGAACGGGGCTTCACGTATCGTTCCCGGCAATTTTGGTCTGGCGTGTTTGGCCTCAGCGCGTATAGTCCATTGTTCGTGATATTGGGCTTCCGGGGGTTTTATTGGCCCTTTCGACTCACACTCACGCCGTCCCATGTGGTTGAGTGGGTCGTTATCGCAGTAGCTGGGCTCTCGCTGGGAGCTAACGTGTTAGTCCGACAATTGCTGGTATTGACCATCACCTATCGCCACGGCTTGCTTAGAGTTCCCATCTCGGCAGTCTCGCCAAGTTATTCCACGATGACCACGTATCTTATCAGTTATGTATTGCCGCTGATGCTCTTTCCGGCTCATACGTGGAGCGAAGTGGGGGCTTGGGTATTGAGTCTCGGGATCGTGGGGACGCTGGGCCTGACGACATCGGTGCGGTATGTCAATCTGCCCCTGATGCTGATGGGCTTTCGGTTCTATGAGGCGCGGGTGAATGATCAAGAGGTTGTGTTGCTTACAAAAACCTTGCCGCCCATCCCCGATGCAGGCGTCCACGTGGTTTATCGCATTGCCGGGCACAACGTGTTGGTGAGCGGAGAGGGTCAATTAACAAAAAGGGTATCGGAGGAAGAAAAAGCGATGCCAAAACTGCCTTAAATGGGATAGGATCGGGGCAATACTGCACCAGGCAAAGGGATCCATGTCCCAAATCACTCTCATCTCAGCGGCGCAGACGCCCTTCGCACACGTCGCCATTACCGTTTTGCCCGATACCGTGCAACTTTTTGACGGTTACCGCAGGTTGCCATGTCACACCAGCGGCGGTGGCCGCCACGAGATGTATCAACAAAATAGCGAATGCACTCATCATGTTCGCATTGACGTATCCGCTCAAGGGGGTAATGTCGCAGCGTTTCTGCAAGGCTGTGACTAATACGCCACAAAATTTGCTCCGAACGCCCCACGCCCGTGATTATTTCGTGGAGTTGGTCGTGATCCTTTATGATGTAAGCCGTAAGATGGAGGTTTTGCATCCATTGATTCCAACGGTCTAACACGGTCCCCAAAGATACGGGATCATGGACGGTGGACGCTACGTCAAGACAAATGTCCCGCAATTCGCGAAGACGGCCCAGCCAGTGTTCGGAAAACACAGCATCATCAGTGGCGAGGACAGGCAGCATGTCCGGAAAATGTCGTTGAAGCCACTCTTGCGCACGATCCATGGTTTGTAAGTCATCAACCTCATGCCCGTTGTGCAGGTACCGCGTATTAACTAAATCCGTCCATAACGTGAAAGATTTGTCACGATCCATTAGCATCACTCCCCCTTCACTGTAACCGGTAAAATGATCATTTACAAGTGTCATTTTTTTCTTATAATGTAACCTATAAAAAGCTAAAATAATGGTTACACACTGAAAGGGGGATAAGGGTGATTCGCGACACGGATGTCATCACGATGGATGGAGCAATGCCCTTAAACGAGCTTGTGACGCGGCTATTGCAATACGAGATCGAGGTGTATCGCTTGTGCGATACGAATGCCCGAATTCGGAAAGTCTTAGGGGATACGGTCGATCGCGTCATTCGGGATTACCAACAGGGAGACCCCAGCGCTCATCGTGAATTACACCAAACACTGGCCGCTATTTATAGTGTGCATTTTGCCACGCCACTCACCAAGAACGTCAACAACCAGTGGGATCCCGATATCGTCCGTATCCAGCGGAGGTTGGAAGACGCTTGGGAGATGTATGAGCAAAGCCGGATCCCACATTTAGATATTCCACAGGATCCCCGCAAGTTTATTGCGTGGTTTAAAGAGTTGGTTTTAAGTCATCCGGCGACCGATCACGCTCTCTATCATTACCTGCAAGATTCTGCAACGCGCACCCAAGTGGCGCATTTTTTCGTACAAGAAACCACAATTGATACGCGTTTTGATGACTTGGTCGCTTTGGCGCAAGTGGGGATGGACGGCCCGCCCAAAATGGAACTGGGTCAAAATTATTGGGACGAAATGGGCAACGGGAATCCAGCCCTCGTGCATACCACTATGTTCAATCAGCTTTTGGAAGAGTTGGCAGTGCAGCCTGGCGACGATATCCCGGTCTTGAGTGAAGCGTTGGCATGCGGTAATGTTCTGTCTTTTACCATCTTGCATCGCCGTAATGCGTGGAAGGGATTGGGGGCGTTGGGCGTGTTAGAAATGATTTCGCCTCAGCGCTTTCGTCGGCTAGTCAAGGGTTTTGGCCGGATCGGACTGTCGTCACGAGCACAACAATACCATGCGCTTCATGTGTCCATTGATGCCCGGCATGGTCATGGATGGTTACACCGAGCGATCCGTCCGTTAATCGAACAGGATCCGTCTATTGCAAGGGATATCGTGTACGGCGGGTTTTATCGGTTAAATACCTCTCTAGATTATGTCGAGCACCTCACGGCCCTTTATACGAGCGGGGCCATTCAATAGGAGGTGAACTGTATGCCATGGGAGACGACATCTGATTTAGTCCCGGTCAATCCCCCTGTTGCTGACGGGGCGGTCATCCTGTTTTCCGGCGGCACGGATTCGATGGTGTGCGCTGTTCTCGCCCAAATGCAATGGGGTAACAATGTCACGTTGCTGACCATTGACATCGGAATGAGCGCAACCGATCGGCAAAAGGCGCTGACACGGGCCCAGGAACTCGGTTTGCAGCACGTGCTCTGGGATGGGCGCGATGCATTTGTTGATGAGTACCTCACAGTCGCCATTCATATGAATGCTGACTATCAAGGATTCCCATTAGGGACCCCACTGGCCCGCGCATTAATGTTCGCGACATCGCGGCGGTACCTGCTCGGTAGGCGTCGGGTCCTCATTATCGGATCGACGCGGCGGCAAAACACCCGGATTCGGGCGGATTTAGCATTTAGCGATGATCCTCATACGGTTGTTTGGACGCCGATTGCTGACGCGCTCATGACGCGGTCAGATAAAGTGCGATATTTAATGGAACACGGAATCACCATTCACCACGAGGACCATTTTTCAACAGACGAGAATATATGGACGCGAGTCATTGAGTCGCACGCCATGAATGATTTGAGCCGCGATCCCGATGAGCGGTGCTTCTCGTGGACCCGCCCATTGTCCAAAACACCCGACAAACCGGAGTCCTTAATGATTGAATTCGAACAGGGATTGCCCGTGGCGCTAAATCAGGAGCGCATGCCGTTACGCACAATCATTGAGACGTTGAACACGGTCGGCGGCGTGCATGGAATCGGGCGCCGGATAACGATCGAGGACACGTTATTAGGCGATAAGATCCGCACTTGCTATGAAGCTCCGGCGGCCACCGTCATTCAAGTTACTCACCGTCATCTAGAATCCTTAGTGTTGACCAAACACGAGCG
The Sulfobacillus thermosulfidooxidans DNA segment above includes these coding regions:
- a CDS encoding DHHA1 domain-containing protein yields the protein MASVLVTHNHCLDGCLAATLGIVAGVVDQVELVDYSHNDATVQRVIQSPDVDRVFVVDMSVGEATAQVLDTWPHAVVVLDHHRTALPLNQWAWATVDPSRCGAALFFEYLVNQGWGDRIQAHRDLVAIVNDYDLWIRRDPRSDDLALLLDAFGPHWMIAAWKDAPAFVQAFWGDDPDALAGSAMVEALRQQRQTYLERCAATLRRVSGESGETLVVVVAERHHSELGELLAHRPGVDAVVILDPLARKVSLRSRGSFDVSALAQRFGGGGHPGAAGIPQSQTPRFVRWLSERMGDPEGVGWL
- a CDS encoding CGNR zinc finger domain-containing protein, with protein sequence MDRDKSFTLWTDLVNTRYLHNGHEVDDLQTMDRAQEWLQRHFPDMLPVLATDDAVFSEHWLGRLRELRDICLDVASTVHDPVSLGTVLDRWNQWMQNLHLTAYIIKDHDQLHEIITGVGRSEQILWRISHSLAETLRHYPLERIRQCEHDECIRYFVDTSRGGHRRWCDMATCGNRQKVARYRAKR
- a CDS encoding iron-containing redox enzyme family protein codes for the protein MIRDTDVITMDGAMPLNELVTRLLQYEIEVYRLCDTNARIRKVLGDTVDRVIRDYQQGDPSAHRELHQTLAAIYSVHFATPLTKNVNNQWDPDIVRIQRRLEDAWEMYEQSRIPHLDIPQDPRKFIAWFKELVLSHPATDHALYHYLQDSATRTQVAHFFVQETTIDTRFDDLVALAQVGMDGPPKMELGQNYWDEMGNGNPALVHTTMFNQLLEELAVQPGDDIPVLSEALACGNVLSFTILHRRNAWKGLGALGVLEMISPQRFRRLVKGFGRIGLSSRAQQYHALHVSIDARHGHGWLHRAIRPLIEQDPSIARDIVYGGFYRLNTSLDYVEHLTALYTSGAIQ
- a CDS encoding argininosuccinate synthase domain-containing protein, producing MPWETTSDLVPVNPPVADGAVILFSGGTDSMVCAVLAQMQWGNNVTLLTIDIGMSATDRQKALTRAQELGLQHVLWDGRDAFVDEYLTVAIHMNADYQGFPLGTPLARALMFATSRRYLLGRRRVLIIGSTRRQNTRIRADLAFSDDPHTVVWTPIADALMTRSDKVRYLMEHGITIHHEDHFSTDENIWTRVIESHAMNDLSRDPDERCFSWTRPLSKTPDKPESLMIEFEQGLPVALNQERMPLRTIIETLNTVGGVHGIGRRITIEDTLLGDKIRTCYEAPAATVIQVTHRHLESLVLTKHERDEKSQWDRAWAELVYAGAWNSPRARDLVTGAWPIRYRINGQLRVELFKGHVLIVGGEVPDSRIIPVERAGLY